In Kitasatospora sp. NBC_00240, the following are encoded in one genomic region:
- a CDS encoding peroxiredoxin, translating to MAIEVGTQAPDFELKNQHGELVKLSDFQGEKNVVLVFYPFAFTGVCTGEVCAIQKELPRLQNDDVQVLAVSCDSPFTLRVFGDQEGLEYPLLSDFWPHGAVSRAYGVFEEEKGCAVRGTFVIDKAGVVRWSIVNGLPDARDEQEYLKVLGAL from the coding sequence ATGGCCATCGAGGTCGGCACCCAGGCTCCGGATTTCGAGCTCAAGAACCAGCACGGCGAGCTGGTCAAGCTCTCCGACTTCCAGGGCGAGAAGAACGTCGTCCTGGTCTTCTACCCGTTCGCCTTCACCGGCGTCTGCACCGGCGAGGTGTGCGCGATCCAGAAGGAGCTGCCGCGCCTGCAGAACGACGACGTGCAGGTCCTGGCCGTCTCGTGCGACTCGCCGTTCACCCTGCGCGTCTTCGGCGACCAGGAGGGCCTGGAGTACCCGCTGCTCTCGGACTTCTGGCCGCACGGCGCGGTCTCCCGCGCCTACGGCGTGTTCGAGGAGGAGAAGGGCTGCGCGGTGCGCGGCACCTTCGTGATCGACAAGGCCGGCGTGGTGCGCTGGTCGATCGTGAACGGCCTGCCGGACGCCCGCGACGAGCAGGAGTACCTGAAGGTCCTCGGCGCGCTCTGA
- the aceE gene encoding pyruvate dehydrogenase (acetyl-transferring), homodimeric type: MASGSDRNPIIIGGLPSQVPDFDPEETAEWLESLDAAIDERGRERARYLMLRLIERAREKRVAVPEMRSTDYVNTIATKDEPFFPGNEEIERKVLNATRWNAAVMVSRAQRPGIGVGGHIATFASSASLYDVGFNYFFRGKDADGESGDQIFFQGHASPGIYARAFLLDRLTEQQLDAFRQEKSKAPYGLSSYPHPRLMPDFWEFPTVSMGLGPLGAIYQARMNRYLEHRGIKDTSDSHVYAFLGDGEMDEPESLGQLSLAAREGLDNLTFVVNCNLQRLDGPVRGNGKIIQELESQFRGAGWNVIKLIWDRSWDPLLAQDRDGVLVNKLNTTVDGQFQTYATETGGYIRDHFFGGDLRLRKMVEDMTDQQIQHLGRGGHDHAKVYAAFKAAREHTGQPTVILAQTVKGWTLGPNFEGRNATHQMKKLTTEDLKRFRDRLHLPITDKQLDEGYPPYYHPGKDSEEIQYMHDRRKELGGYMPTRKVRPRKLELPGDEAYKAVKKGSGNQTIATTMAFVRVLKDLMRDKGIGNRFVPIAPDEYRTFGMDSLFPSAKIYNPLGQTYESVDRDLLLAYKESPTGQMLHDGISEAGCTASLIAAGSSYATHGEPLIPVYVFYSMFGFQRTGDQFWQMADQLARGFVMGATAGRTTLTGEGLQHADGHSHLLASTNPGVVAYDPAYGFEIAHIMQDGIRRMYGSSAEFPHGEDVFYYITLYNEPYKMPAEPENVDVEGILKGLHRYAPATAGQIPAQILASGVAVPWALEAQRILAEEWNVKADVWSATSWNELRRDAVEAEEFNLLHPEEPQRVPYVTQKLTGSEGPFVAVSDWMRAVPDQISRWVPGQWQSLGADGFGFADTRGAARRFFHIDAQSVVLSVLTELAKQGKVDRSALKEAIDRYQLLDVASADPGSAGGEA, from the coding sequence GTGGCTTCCGGATCCGATCGCAACCCGATCATCATTGGCGGCCTTCCGAGTCAGGTCCCGGACTTCGATCCCGAGGAGACCGCGGAATGGCTGGAGTCGCTTGACGCGGCCATCGACGAGCGGGGACGTGAGCGTGCCCGTTACTTGATGCTCCGCCTGATCGAGCGCGCCCGCGAGAAGCGTGTCGCCGTGCCCGAGATGCGCAGCACGGACTACGTCAACACCATCGCGACCAAGGACGAGCCCTTCTTCCCCGGCAACGAGGAGATCGAGCGCAAGGTCCTCAACGCGACCCGCTGGAACGCGGCCGTGATGGTCTCCCGGGCCCAGCGCCCGGGTATCGGTGTCGGTGGCCACATCGCCACCTTCGCCTCGTCCGCGTCGCTGTACGACGTGGGCTTCAACTACTTCTTCCGGGGCAAGGACGCGGACGGCGAGTCCGGCGACCAGATCTTCTTCCAGGGCCACGCCTCCCCCGGCATCTACGCCCGCGCCTTCCTGCTGGACCGGCTCACCGAGCAGCAGCTCGACGCCTTCCGTCAGGAGAAGTCCAAGGCGCCGTACGGTCTGTCCAGCTACCCGCACCCGCGGCTGATGCCGGACTTCTGGGAGTTCCCGACCGTCTCGATGGGCCTCGGCCCGCTCGGTGCGATCTACCAGGCGCGGATGAACCGCTACCTGGAGCACCGCGGCATCAAGGACACCTCCGACTCGCACGTGTACGCCTTCCTCGGCGACGGCGAGATGGACGAGCCGGAGTCGCTCGGCCAGCTGTCGCTGGCGGCGCGCGAGGGCCTGGACAACCTGACCTTCGTCGTCAACTGCAACCTGCAGCGCCTCGACGGCCCGGTCCGCGGCAACGGCAAGATCATCCAGGAGCTGGAGTCGCAGTTCCGCGGCGCCGGCTGGAACGTGATCAAGCTCATCTGGGACCGCAGCTGGGACCCGCTGCTCGCCCAGGACCGCGACGGTGTGCTGGTCAACAAGCTGAACACCACGGTGGACGGCCAGTTCCAGACCTACGCCACCGAGACCGGCGGCTACATCCGCGACCACTTCTTCGGCGGTGACCTGCGGCTGCGCAAGATGGTCGAGGACATGACCGACCAGCAGATCCAGCACCTGGGTCGCGGCGGCCACGACCACGCCAAGGTGTACGCGGCGTTCAAGGCGGCCCGCGAGCACACCGGCCAGCCGACGGTCATCCTCGCCCAGACCGTCAAGGGCTGGACGCTCGGTCCGAACTTCGAGGGCCGCAACGCGACCCACCAGATGAAGAAGCTCACGACCGAGGACCTCAAGCGCTTCCGCGACCGGCTGCACCTGCCGATCACGGACAAGCAGCTCGACGAGGGCTACCCGCCCTACTACCACCCGGGCAAGGACTCCGAAGAGATCCAGTACATGCACGACCGCCGCAAGGAGCTGGGCGGCTACATGCCGACCCGCAAGGTGCGGCCGCGCAAGCTGGAGCTCCCGGGCGACGAGGCCTACAAGGCGGTCAAGAAGGGGTCCGGCAACCAGACCATCGCCACCACCATGGCGTTCGTCCGGGTGCTCAAGGACCTCATGCGGGACAAGGGCATCGGCAACCGGTTCGTGCCGATCGCTCCCGACGAGTACCGCACCTTCGGCATGGACTCGCTCTTCCCGTCGGCGAAGATCTACAACCCGCTCGGCCAGACCTACGAGTCGGTCGACCGTGATCTGCTGCTCGCCTACAAGGAGTCCCCGACCGGCCAGATGCTGCACGACGGCATCTCCGAGGCGGGTTGCACCGCCTCGCTGATCGCCGCCGGTTCGTCGTACGCGACGCACGGCGAGCCGCTGATCCCGGTGTACGTCTTCTACTCGATGTTCGGGTTCCAGCGCACCGGCGACCAGTTCTGGCAGATGGCCGACCAGCTGGCCCGCGGTTTCGTGATGGGCGCCACGGCGGGCCGCACCACGCTGACCGGTGAGGGCCTGCAGCACGCGGACGGCCACTCGCACCTGCTCGCCTCGACCAACCCGGGCGTCGTCGCGTACGACCCCGCGTACGGCTTCGAGATCGCGCACATCATGCAGGACGGCATCCGGCGGATGTACGGCTCGTCGGCGGAGTTCCCGCACGGCGAGGACGTCTTCTACTACATCACGCTCTACAACGAGCCGTACAAGATGCCGGCCGAGCCGGAGAACGTCGACGTCGAGGGCATCCTCAAGGGTCTGCACCGGTACGCCCCGGCGACCGCGGGCCAGATCCCGGCCCAGATCCTCGCCTCGGGCGTGGCGGTGCCGTGGGCCCTGGAGGCCCAGCGCATCCTCGCCGAGGAGTGGAACGTCAAGGCCGACGTCTGGTCGGCGACCTCCTGGAACGAGCTGCGCCGCGACGCGGTGGAGGCCGAGGAGTTCAACCTCCTGCACCCGGAGGAGCCGCAGCGCGTCCCGTACGTGACGCAGAAGCTCACCGGCTCCGAGGGCCCGTTCGTCGCTGTGTCCGACTGGATGCGCGCGGTGCCGGACCAGATCTCGCGCTGGGTCCCGGGCCAGTGGCAGTCGCTGGGTGCGGACGGCTTCGGCTTCGCCGACACCCGTGGCGCCGCCCGCCGGTTCTTCCACATCGACGCCCAGTCGGTGGTCCTGAGCGTGCTCACCGAGCTCGCCAAGCAGGGCAAGGTCGACCGCAGCGCGCTGAAGGAGGCGATCGACCGCTACCAGCTGCTCGACGTCGCCTCCGCCGACCCGGGCTCCGCCGGCGGCGAAGCCTGA
- a CDS encoding TerD family protein, whose translation MGVSLSKGGNVSLTKEAPGLTAVIVGLGWDVRTTTGTDFDLDASALLCNEGGRVDGDGNFVFFNNLKSPDGSVEHTGDNLTGEGEGDDEQIKVSLATVPADVAKIVFPVSIYDAENRTQNFGQVRNAFIRVVNQADNKELARYDLSEDASTETAMVFGELYRNGAEWKFRAIGQGYASGLRGIAQDFGVNV comes from the coding sequence GTGGGTGTCAGCCTGAGCAAGGGCGGCAATGTCTCCCTCACCAAGGAGGCCCCCGGCCTGACCGCCGTGATCGTCGGCCTTGGCTGGGACGTTCGCACCACCACGGGCACGGACTTCGACCTGGACGCCAGCGCGCTGCTCTGCAACGAGGGCGGCCGGGTCGACGGGGACGGCAACTTCGTCTTCTTCAACAACCTGAAGAGCCCGGACGGCTCCGTCGAGCACACCGGCGACAACCTCACCGGTGAGGGCGAGGGCGACGACGAGCAGATCAAGGTCAGCCTGGCCACCGTGCCGGCCGACGTGGCCAAGATCGTCTTCCCGGTGTCGATCTACGACGCCGAGAACCGGACCCAGAACTTCGGCCAGGTCCGCAACGCGTTCATCCGCGTCGTGAACCAGGCCGACAACAAGGAGCTGGCCCGCTACGACCTCTCCGAGGACGCCTCGACCGAGACCGCCATGGTCTTCGGCGAGCTGTACCGCAACGGGGCCGAGTGGAAGTTCCGCGCCATCGGCCAGGGCTACGCCTCGGGCCTGCGCGGCATCGCGCAGGACTTCGGTGTGAACGTCTGA
- a CDS encoding Tellurium resistance → MASVWEYLRGERNTLDPGGQHKVTLTKSKPQHALTGAAATTGNLYVNLHWRTRASAPGASAGETLRRWFSPRILSPMEPDSYQRPDVNVDLDLACMYELSDGKRGVVQPLGKLFGDLQRPPYVKLSGDDVYGAPSGETMYINLEKKDQFKRLLIFVYIYDGTPAFGQTDAVVTIVPQTGPRIEIKLEERAPAARSCAVVLIENTGDGQLTVRREVRYVNGFQSDIDRLYGFGMQWQRGYKTPSGTAE, encoded by the coding sequence ATGGCCTCGGTTTGGGAGTACCTGAGGGGCGAGCGCAACACCCTCGACCCCGGTGGACAGCACAAGGTGACCCTCACCAAGTCGAAGCCGCAGCACGCCCTGACCGGCGCCGCGGCCACCACCGGCAACCTGTACGTCAACCTGCACTGGAGGACCAGGGCGTCCGCTCCCGGCGCCTCGGCCGGCGAGACCTTACGGCGCTGGTTCAGCCCGCGGATCCTCAGCCCGATGGAGCCCGACTCCTACCAGCGGCCGGACGTCAACGTCGACCTCGACCTGGCCTGCATGTACGAACTCAGCGACGGCAAACGGGGTGTGGTTCAGCCGCTGGGCAAGCTCTTCGGGGACCTCCAGAGGCCGCCCTACGTCAAGCTCAGCGGCGACGACGTGTACGGAGCGCCCTCCGGCGAGACGATGTACATCAACCTGGAGAAGAAGGACCAGTTCAAACGGCTGCTGATCTTCGTGTACATCTACGACGGCACCCCGGCCTTCGGGCAGACCGACGCGGTGGTGACCATCGTGCCGCAGACCGGCCCGCGGATCGAGATCAAACTGGAGGAGCGGGCCCCCGCCGCGCGCTCCTGCGCGGTCGTGCTGATCGAGAACACCGGCGACGGGCAGCTGACGGTGCGCCGCGAGGTCCGGTACGTGAACGGGTTCCAGTCGGACATCGACCGGCTGTACGGCTTCGGCATGCAGTGGCAGCGGGGCTACAAGACGCCCTCGGGGACGGCGGAGTGA
- a CDS encoding TerD family protein: protein MTHVMAKGANVALPVAAVRAVLRWNAVPGSPDVDASALLLGADGRVRSDADFVFYNQPRHPSGLVRHLPKHRTGQDGEVADTIEVELGKLPADVDRVVLAGSAEGGSFRAVVRLRVLLFDAAAGEGAPALAEFSVTDAEEVTALLAAEIYRRDGGWKLRAVGQGYASGLIGLATDFGITVEDEPESAEPAPRQPAQDPRNTPRPDPRSEPGTYTLAPATPPTAPPPLAPPTAPPVAPPAPQQHPQPAYGYPQQPPRQPGYGYPQAPQQPYPQPAWGAPQQPAAAQQSGYGYPQAPAIPPPPPPAAQQPAPQEAFALPPQGPQFQPR, encoded by the coding sequence ATGACGCACGTGATGGCAAAGGGCGCCAACGTCGCGCTGCCGGTGGCCGCGGTCCGCGCCGTGCTGCGCTGGAACGCCGTACCCGGATCGCCGGACGTGGACGCCTCGGCGCTGCTGCTCGGCGCCGACGGCAGGGTCCGGTCGGACGCGGACTTCGTCTTCTACAACCAGCCCCGGCACCCCTCCGGCCTGGTGCGCCACCTGCCCAAGCACCGCACGGGCCAGGACGGCGAGGTCGCGGACACCATCGAGGTGGAGCTCGGCAAGCTGCCGGCGGACGTCGACCGGGTGGTGCTGGCCGGCTCCGCCGAGGGCGGCTCGTTCCGCGCGGTGGTCCGCCTGCGGGTGCTGCTGTTCGACGCCGCGGCGGGCGAGGGCGCCCCGGCGCTGGCCGAATTCTCGGTGACGGACGCCGAGGAGGTCACCGCGCTGCTGGCCGCCGAGATCTACCGCCGCGACGGCGGCTGGAAGCTCCGCGCGGTCGGGCAGGGGTACGCCTCCGGCCTGATCGGCCTGGCCACCGACTTCGGCATCACCGTCGAGGACGAGCCGGAGAGCGCCGAGCCGGCCCCGCGGCAGCCCGCCCAGGACCCGCGCAACACCCCGCGCCCCGATCCCCGCTCCGAGCCGGGTACGTACACCCTGGCGCCCGCCACGCCCCCGACCGCGCCGCCGCCCCTCGCACCGCCCACCGCACCGCCGGTGGCGCCGCCGGCCCCCCAGCAGCACCCGCAGCCGGCCTACGGCTACCCGCAGCAGCCGCCCCGGCAGCCCGGCTACGGCTACCCGCAGGCCCCGCAGCAGCCGTACCCGCAGCCGGCCTGGGGGGCTCCCCAGCAGCCGGCCGCCGCCCAGCAGTCGGGCTACGGCTACCCGCAGGCTCCGGCGATCCCCCCGCCGCCCCCGCCGGCCGCCCAGCAGCCCGCGCCGCAGGAGGCCTTCGCCCTGCCCCCGCAGGGCCCGCAGTTCCAGCCGCGCTGA
- a CDS encoding DUF3052 domain-containing protein, producing MSATADPADKSNPAHRLGFEEGQIVQELGYDDDTDQDLREGIEEITGTDLVDEDYDDVADAVLLWHREEDGDLTDALVDAQEYLADGGLVWLLTPKTGRDGHVEAHEIADAAKTAGLSQTSSVAVAKDWAGTRLATPKAAKSGKR from the coding sequence GTGAGCGCGACCGCGGACCCCGCGGACAAGTCCAACCCGGCGCACCGTCTCGGCTTCGAAGAAGGCCAGATCGTCCAGGAGCTCGGGTACGACGATGACACTGACCAGGATCTCCGCGAAGGCATTGAGGAGATCACCGGTACGGATCTCGTCGACGAGGACTACGACGACGTCGCCGACGCCGTTCTGCTGTGGCACCGCGAGGAGGACGGGGATCTCACCGATGCCCTCGTCGACGCCCAGGAATACCTGGCCGACGGCGGGCTGGTGTGGCTGTTGACCCCCAAGACGGGCCGTGACGGGCACGTCGAGGCCCATGAGATCGCGGACGCCGCCAAGACCGCCGGTCTCTCCCAGACGAGCTCGGTGGCCGTCGCCAAGGACTGGGCCGGCACCCGCCTCGCGACCCCGAAGGCGGCGAAGTCGGGCAAGCGCTGA
- a CDS encoding DUF2637 domain-containing protein, translated as MNLSSIQLVWAVVGGAALVFTAVLVATLRFRNNKPEESGDSWERTEERRRRKEMIYGIASYVLLFCCAGVAAALSFHGLVGFGTENLGLSGGWEYLVPFGLDGAAMFCSVLAVREASHGDAALGSRLLVWVFAVASAWFNWVHAPRGGAHDGAPQFFSGMSISAAILFDRALKQTRKAALREQGLVPRPLPQIRIVRWIRAPRETYAAWSLMLLENVRSLDEAVDEVREERQSKMDAKLRARSADRRERAELKAISRQGGMLGRSRGGRQVPALTAAGDGQSASEPALAGETDALSSTSTALEPAPRSALEPGRRPRAAVESSYSSSSSPYSSSSSSPYSSSSSYSSSSVDLTSDDDTLSMPKLDSLERKLRAIEQQLG; from the coding sequence ATGAACCTCTCGTCCATACAACTGGTGTGGGCCGTCGTCGGCGGCGCAGCACTGGTGTTCACCGCCGTCCTGGTGGCGACACTCCGCTTCAGGAACAACAAGCCCGAGGAGTCCGGTGACTCCTGGGAGCGCACCGAGGAACGCCGTCGCCGCAAGGAGATGATCTACGGGATCGCCTCCTACGTCCTGCTGTTCTGCTGCGCCGGTGTCGCCGCCGCGCTGTCGTTCCACGGCCTGGTCGGCTTCGGTACGGAGAACCTGGGCCTGTCCGGCGGCTGGGAGTACCTCGTCCCGTTCGGCCTGGACGGCGCGGCGATGTTCTGCTCCGTGCTGGCCGTCCGCGAGGCCAGCCACGGCGACGCCGCCCTCGGCTCGCGCCTGCTGGTCTGGGTGTTCGCCGTGGCGTCCGCCTGGTTCAACTGGGTGCACGCCCCGCGCGGCGGTGCCCACGACGGCGCCCCGCAGTTCTTCTCCGGCATGTCCATCTCGGCCGCGATCCTCTTCGACCGCGCGCTGAAGCAGACCCGCAAGGCCGCGCTGCGCGAGCAGGGCCTGGTGCCCCGCCCGCTGCCGCAGATCCGCATCGTCCGCTGGATCCGCGCCCCGCGCGAGACCTACGCGGCCTGGTCGCTGATGCTGCTGGAGAACGTCCGCAGCCTGGACGAGGCGGTGGACGAGGTCCGCGAGGAACGCCAGTCGAAGATGGACGCCAAGCTGCGCGCCCGCAGCGCCGACCGGCGCGAACGGGCCGAGCTGAAGGCGATCTCCCGCCAGGGCGGGATGCTCGGCCGGTCCCGCGGCGGCCGCCAGGTACCCGCGCTGACCGCTGCCGGGGACGGCCAGAGCGCTTCGGAGCCTGCGCTAGCCGGTGAAACGGACGCCCTGAGCAGCACCTCCACGGCCCTGGAGCCCGCCCCCAGGAGCGCGCTCGAGCCGGGCCGGCGTCCGCGTGCGGCGGTCGAGTCCTCGTACTCGTCCTCGTCGTCCCCGTACTCCTCCTCCTCGTCGTCCCCGTACTCCTCGTCGTCCTCGTACTCGTCCTCCTCGGTGGACCTGACGTCGGACGACGACACCCTGTCGATGCCCAAGCTCGACTCGCTGGAGCGCAAGCTGCGCGCCATCGAGCAGCAGCTCGGCTGA
- a CDS encoding TerD family protein, translating into MSVTLAKGGNVSLTKAAPNLTQVQIGLGWDARSTTGAPFDLDASALLCQAGRVLGDEYFVFYNNLKSPEGSVEHQGDNLTGDGEGDDEVVVVNLDLVPAHVDKVVFAVSIYDAEARMENFGQVRNAYIRVVNVVDGQEIARYDLTEDASNETAMIFGELYRYQGEWKFRAVGQGYASGLRGIALDFGVNVQ; encoded by the coding sequence ATGAGTGTCACGCTCGCCAAGGGCGGGAACGTCTCGCTGACGAAGGCCGCACCGAATCTGACGCAGGTGCAGATCGGGCTCGGCTGGGACGCGCGCTCCACCACGGGTGCGCCGTTCGACCTCGACGCCAGCGCACTGCTCTGCCAGGCCGGGCGGGTGCTCGGTGACGAGTACTTCGTGTTCTACAACAACCTGAAGAGCCCCGAGGGTTCGGTGGAGCACCAGGGCGACAACCTCACCGGTGACGGCGAGGGCGACGACGAGGTCGTCGTGGTCAACCTGGATCTCGTGCCGGCCCACGTGGACAAGGTGGTCTTCGCGGTGTCGATCTACGACGCCGAGGCCCGGATGGAGAACTTCGGCCAGGTCCGCAACGCGTACATCCGCGTGGTGAACGTGGTGGACGGGCAGGAGATCGCCCGCTACGACCTGACCGAGGACGCGTCCAACGAGACCGCCATGATTTTCGGTGAGCTGTACCGCTACCAGGGGGAGTGGAAGTTCCGCGCGGTGGGCCAGGGTTATGCCTCCGGCCTGCGCGGCATTGCTCTGGATTTTGGCGTAAACGTACAGTAA
- a CDS encoding DUF475 domain-containing protein — protein sequence MFLRTFGWSFAITVVGLIAAGLFWGAEGFGIVLILSILEISLSFDNAVVNATVLKRMNPYWQKIFLTVGVLIAVFGMRLIFPLLVVGLTAHLNPATVIDLALHSDQTYNGSTYAQYLEAANPAIAAFGGIFLLMIFLDFIFEEKDFNWLSWIEKPLEKVGKLEAFSSVIALVTLALAANFFAAENAETVLLAGIMGLVTYLAVNGLSSVFEAGLEEEEEAEEEAEKSGKSIVQVGGKAAFFLFMYLEVLDASFSFDGVVGAFAITQDIFMITLGLGIGAMYIRSLTVFLVRKGTLDDYVYLEHGAHYAIGALAIILLVGIEYHIPEIVTGLIGVAFIGLALGSSVLRNRRAAAAAGGGDSELVGSNSN from the coding sequence GTGTTCCTCCGCACATTCGGCTGGTCGTTCGCGATCACTGTCGTCGGTCTGATCGCCGCCGGCCTGTTCTGGGGCGCCGAGGGCTTCGGCATCGTGCTGATCCTCTCCATCCTGGAGATCTCCCTGTCGTTCGACAACGCGGTGGTCAACGCCACGGTGCTGAAGCGGATGAACCCGTACTGGCAGAAGATCTTCCTCACCGTCGGCGTGCTGATCGCCGTCTTCGGCATGCGCCTGATCTTCCCGCTGCTGGTCGTCGGTCTCACCGCGCACCTCAACCCGGCGACCGTGATCGACCTCGCGCTGCACTCCGACCAGACGTACAACGGGTCGACGTACGCCCAGTACCTGGAGGCCGCCAACCCGGCCATCGCGGCCTTCGGCGGCATCTTCCTGCTGATGATCTTCCTCGACTTCATCTTCGAGGAGAAGGACTTCAACTGGCTGAGCTGGATCGAGAAGCCGCTGGAGAAGGTCGGCAAGCTGGAGGCGTTCTCCTCGGTCATCGCCCTGGTCACGCTCGCCCTGGCGGCCAACTTCTTCGCCGCCGAGAACGCCGAGACGGTGCTGCTCGCCGGCATCATGGGCCTGGTCACCTACCTGGCGGTCAACGGCCTGTCGAGCGTCTTCGAGGCCGGCCTGGAGGAGGAAGAGGAGGCCGAGGAGGAGGCCGAGAAGTCCGGCAAGTCCATCGTGCAGGTGGGCGGCAAGGCCGCGTTCTTCCTCTTCATGTACCTGGAGGTGCTGGACGCCTCGTTCTCCTTCGACGGCGTGGTCGGCGCGTTCGCCATCACCCAGGACATCTTCATGATCACCCTGGGTCTGGGCATCGGCGCGATGTACATCCGCTCGCTGACGGTCTTCCTGGTCCGCAAGGGCACCCTGGACGACTACGTCTACCTGGAGCACGGCGCGCACTACGCGATCGGCGCGCTGGCGATCATCCTGCTGGTCGGCATCGAGTACCACATCCCGGAGATCGTCACCGGCCTGATCGGGGTGGCCTTCATCGGCCTGGCCCTCGGCTCCTCGGTGCTGCGCAACCGCCGTGCGGCGGCGGCCGCCGGCGGCGGGGACTCCGAACTGGTCGGCAGCAACTCCAACTGA
- a CDS encoding deoxyribodipyrimidine photo-lyase, with amino-acid sequence MSVSIALFTQDLRLHDNPVLRAALADADEVVPLFVLDDGVAATGFAVPNRSAFLAGCLADLDAGLRSRGGRLVLRRGPVAAKTARLAAATDAVSVHVAAGVSGFAQRRESALREALGDRLRVHDAVLTALAPGAVTPAGKDHYAVFTPYLRAWRSAQRRHPVAAPRTVRVPDGVPDGPLPQARPDSPGLPEGGETAGRARWTAWQVGEYEEVHDDLAGDGTSRLSPYLHFGCLSATELVALAERRGGAGAEAFVRQLVWRDFHHQVLAARPDAAHRDYRPRGDHWRQDETELAAWKAGRTGYPIVDAGMRQLAHEGWMHNRARLLTASFLAKTLYLDWRAGAAHFLSLLVDGDVANNQLNWQWVAGTGTDTRPNRVLNPLTQAKRFDPDGAYVRRWVPELAHIPGAAVHRPWLLAERPDYPAPLVDLDTGRFLRGRSR; translated from the coding sequence GTGTCCGTCTCCATCGCGCTCTTCACCCAGGACCTGCGGCTGCACGACAACCCCGTGCTCCGGGCCGCCCTCGCCGACGCCGACGAGGTGGTGCCGCTGTTCGTCCTGGACGACGGCGTGGCCGCCACGGGCTTCGCCGTCCCCAACCGGTCCGCCTTCCTCGCCGGCTGCCTGGCCGACCTCGACGCCGGGCTGCGGTCCAGGGGCGGGCGGCTGGTCCTGCGGCGCGGCCCGGTGGCCGCCAAGACCGCCCGCCTGGCGGCCGCCACCGACGCGGTCTCGGTGCACGTGGCCGCCGGGGTGAGCGGCTTCGCCCAGCGCCGGGAGAGCGCCCTGCGGGAGGCCCTCGGCGACCGGCTGCGGGTGCACGACGCGGTGCTGACCGCCCTCGCCCCCGGCGCCGTGACCCCCGCCGGCAAGGACCACTACGCGGTCTTCACCCCGTACCTGCGGGCCTGGCGCTCCGCCCAGCGGCGGCACCCGGTGGCCGCCCCGCGCACCGTACGAGTCCCGGACGGCGTCCCGGACGGCCCGCTGCCGCAGGCCCGGCCGGACTCCCCCGGGCTGCCCGAGGGCGGTGAGACGGCCGGCCGCGCACGCTGGACGGCCTGGCAGGTCGGCGAGTACGAGGAGGTGCACGACGACCTGGCCGGCGACGGGACGTCCCGGCTCTCCCCCTACCTGCACTTCGGCTGCCTCTCCGCCACCGAGCTGGTCGCGCTCGCCGAGCGGCGCGGCGGCGCGGGCGCGGAGGCCTTCGTCCGGCAGCTGGTCTGGCGCGACTTCCACCACCAGGTGCTCGCCGCCCGCCCGGACGCCGCCCACCGCGACTACCGGCCGCGCGGCGACCACTGGCGCCAGGACGAGACCGAGCTGGCCGCCTGGAAGGCCGGCCGGACCGGCTACCCGATCGTGGACGCCGGGATGCGCCAGCTCGCCCACGAGGGCTGGATGCACAACCGGGCCCGGCTGCTGACCGCGAGCTTCCTCGCCAAGACCCTCTACCTGGACTGGCGGGCCGGCGCCGCGCACTTCCTCTCCCTGCTGGTCGACGGCGACGTGGCCAACAACCAGCTGAACTGGCAGTGGGTGGCCGGCACCGGCACCGACACCCGCCCCAACCGGGTGCTCAACCCGCTCACCCAGGCCAAGCGCTTCGACCCGGACGGGGCGTACGTCCGCCGCTGGGTCCCGGAGCTGGCGCACATCCCCGGGGCGGCCGTGCACCGGCCCTGGCTGCTCGCCGAGCGGCCGGACTACCCGGCGCCGCTGGTCGACCTCGACACCGGCCGGTTCCTGCGGGGCCGCAGCCGGTAG